GGCACACCGTCGAGCATCACATGGAGCGGAAGGTCACCTTCCGCAACGGCCGCACGCTCGACGTGGAACTGGGCAACTCCTTCGTGGAAATCGAATCCGGCGTGCCGCTGCTCATGAGCATCTTCCACGACATCACCGAGCGGAAGCGCGCGGAAGAGGCGCTTCGCGACTCGAAGGTGCTCTACCATTCGCTCGTCGAGAACCTTCCGCAAAACATGTTCCGCAAGGACCGGCAGGGGAAGTTTACGTTCGTCAACCCGCGCTTCTGCGAGACGCTTGGCCGCGCGCGCGACGAGATCATCGGCCGCACGGACCACGACTTTTTCCCGCCGGAACTCGCCGCGAAATATCAGCGGGACGACCGCGAGTTGATGGAGCGGCGCCGCCCCTACGACGCGGTCGAGGAGCACCACACCCCCGAACGCGGGCGGTTCTTCGTGCAGGTGATCAAATCCCCGCTCTACGACGCCAAGGGAAACGTCATCGGGGTCCAGGGGATTTTCTGGGACGTGACCGAGCGCAAGGAAATGGAGGAACAGCTTGCGTTCGAGCGCGACCTGCTGCGCTCGCTCTTCGACAACGTCCCGGACCGCATCTACTTCAAGGACACCAAGAGCCGGTTCCTGCGCTGCAGCCTCGCGATGGCGCGCCGGCTCGGGCTCGACGATCCGGACCAGGTGCTCGGCAAGACGGACTTCGACTTTCACCCCGAGGCCAACGCCCGCGAATACTTCGCGGATGAACAGCGGCTCCTGTCCACGGGGCAGCCCATGATCAACAAGGTCGAGCGGCAGACCGCGCAGTCCGGCGAGGAAATCTGGGCCTCCGTCACCAAGGTCCCGCTCCGCAACCGCGCCGGCGAGATCACCGGCATCATCGGCATCTCGCGTGACGTCACTGCGCTCATCCGCACCGAGAAGGAACTCGCCGTCGCGCGCGACGCCGCGATCGAGTCCGCCCGCATCAAGTCGCAATTCCTCGCGGCGGTGAGCCACGAGATTCGCACGCCGATGAACGCCATCGTCGGCATGACCGGGCTGATCCTGGACACCGAACTCTCGCCGCAACAGCAGGACTTCGCGCAGACCATCCGCACCAGCGCCTACGCCCTCCTCAACATCATCAACGACATCCTCGACTTCTCGAAGATCGAGGCAGGCAAGCTCACGTTCGAGTGCATCGACTTCGACCTGCGCGAAGTCGTCGAGAGCACCGTCGAGTTGCTCGCCCAGCGCGCGCACGCAAAGTCCCTCGAACTGGCGTCGCTCGTCCCGGACGAAGTCCCCGTGCTCGTCCGCGGCGACCCGAGCCGCATCCGGCAGGTGCTCATCAACCTCATCGGCAACGCCGTCAAGTTCACCGAGCGCGGCGAGGTGGTCGTCCGCGTGACCAAAGAGCGCGACCTGTCCAACCGCGTCGTCATCCTCTTCGCCGTGAACGACACGGGCATCGGCATACCCGCCGAGGCGCAGGAGAAGATCTTTCAGCCGTTCACCCAGGCCGACGGCTCCACCACGCGGCGATTCGGCGGGTCGGGCCTTGGACTGGCGATCTCGCGGCAGCTGGTGGAATTGATGGGCGGCCAGATCGGCGTCGAGAGCGATCCGGGCCGCGGCTCCACCTTCTGGTTCAGCCTGCCGCTCGAAATCCAGGGCGGCGCCAACAGCGCGCGCGCCGCGGCATCGGGCGACTTGAAGGGACTCCGCGCGCTCATCGCCGACGACAACGCCGCGCAACGGCAGGTGCTCCAGCAGATCACCGCCTCGTTCCAGATGCAGAGCGTGACCGTGCAGGACGGAGACGGCGCGCTCGCCGCGCTTCGTTCCGGGTCGGCCGCCGGGCGGACTTTCGACGTGGTCATCGCGGACCTCCTGATGCCGCGCATGGACGGGCTTGAACTGGCCCGCGCCGTGCGTTCCGAATCCGCGGCGGGCGGTCCGAAGTTTGTGCTGCTCGCGCCGCTCGGCGAGAAACTCGACCCCGCCGCGGTCCAGGCCGCGGGCGTGAACGCCTGCCTGCTCAAGCCCGTGAAGCGCGCGCGCCTCTTCGCCTGCCTCAACGCAGTCCGCACGGGCAGCGCCGGCGAGTTCGCACCAGCCGCCCTGCCCGCACCGGCGGACACCCCGGCGTCCCCGCGGCCGCCCGTCGCGCAAAAGTCCACGCGCATCCTCATCGCGGAGGATCACGCCGTGAACCTCAAGGTCGCGATGCTGCAACTCGAGAAGCTCGGCTATCGCGCCCACGCCGTGGCCAACGGCCGCGACGCGATCGACGCGCACACCCGCGAGCCTTACGAGATCATCCTCATGGACTGCCACATGCCGGTGATGGACGGCTACGAGGCCACGCGACAACTGCGCGAGCGCGAGAAGGCCGCGGTGCAAATGGGCAAGACGAACCCGCCCGTTTACATCGTGGCCTTGACCGCCAACGCCCTGCCCGGGGAGTGCGAACAGTGCCTCGCGGCCGGCATGGACGACTACGTGATCAAACCCGTGGACTTGCTCGAACTCGAAGCCGCCCTCCAGCGCAACCGCGCCCGCGGCCGCCCCGGCAGCCCGGCGGCGGCGTCCGCGGGCGAGGCGCTGGACCTCACGGTCATCAAACACCTGCGCGAACTGCGCGAACCGGGCCAGCCCGATCCCGTGGCCGACTTGATCGGGCTCTTCCTCAACGACGCGCCTGACCGCCTCGCCAAAATGCTCGCTTCCATGATGAAGGGCGACGGCACCGCGCTGCGCGAACTGGCGCACACTCTCAAGGGAAGCGCAAACAACCTCGGCGCCCGGCCCATGGCCGCGCTGTCCGCCGAAGTCGAGCGCCACGCCCAATCCGGCGCGATGACCGAGGCCGCCGTGGTGATGGAAAAGCTCCTGATCGAGTTCGATCGCGTCGAAGCCGTGTTGCTGGAGGAAATGAAAAAGTAGCGGGGCAGCTCCCCGCTTGACTTCGACCTCCGTCGGCGCAGTGTCTGTCGTAGATAACCCGACCATGTTTAAACTTTTTGGAGGCACCACCATGCACAACCCTTCCCGTTTCCCCCCTCGATCGCAACCCGCGTCGTGCGTCTCGCAGGCATCCTTGTTCTCATCGGCCTGCCGTTGTTCGGCCATGCCGGAGATGCCCGGTTCATGGTGACGAGCCACAACGACCTCTACAAGCAGGAGGTCTTCAGCGACACTGGTGCACTCGTAAATCTCTCATTTTCCAAGCTGACGTGGAGCGATTACTCAGGCGGCGAAGCTGAAACTGTCGAAGCCAGCCGCAATGGGCCGAACGACTGGACCGTGACGAGAACTACAAAGACTTGGAACAACCCAACGACCGGCACTTCGCAAAGCTACTCAAAAATGCACGCAACTGGCCCCGCAGACTACGGGGATCCAAGCCCGCCGTCGGAGATTGGGCCGCCAAGTTTTACTTGGGGACGAGTATGGCACACCAACAATTGGACTATGCTGCATATTGAGCAGGGGACAGGACTGATACGGGAATGCCCTGTGATTGGCACGACGAACATTTGGACTGAATTCGCGATGGAGACGGGAGGCGAGTCGGGCTCAACCAATCAAGTCTTGATTCAATTGGGTGCAAGCGTGAATCGGTTCCCAAGTGGTGATCCCGTGCCTTCGACGAACATCAGCATCATGGGCCACCAACTGGACGAGGGCGGAGCCGCCTTCGAAGTGTGGACGGACAACGAGACTATTCCCGGCGCCATCGCCGCTGATTGCACTGACTTCACGTTTTCGGCTGCAGTTCAAGCTGCACGCCATCGCCTGCTTCTGGACGGAACTGACATCACGGGCACGACGCGCAGCTACCTCCCGAATAGCACAAACAAGATTTGGATAGGAACGCGTGTCAATCTCTCTGTCGATGTAACCCAGAATCTGACCCCGATAACAAATTACCTCTGGACGCTGCCGGGGAATAAGATCGTCGAATTCGTCTACGTTCACGCTCCCGGGAGCCCGGGAGGCCCGAGATTCTACGCCGAAACGGAAAAGACCAATGCTACTCAGAGTTTTGCATGGTTCACAGCGAGCACGAATCTGATCAAATGTGAGGTTACTGTAAGGGGTAACAGGAAGTTCTCCGCGACAGCGACGATCGTAGTGTCGCGACCCACAGCCACGGTCACACCGCAAATAGCGCAAACGACGTTTGACGCAATTTATTGGGGAAGTGGCGGGGTCCCACCGGACCAGAACTGGATTCATCTTGGTTCTCACAAACCGGACAATTTGCCGCAAAGTGCTGGGCTTTGGCTCCAAAGGACAATTGGTGGCGAGCTTGCAGCTGGCAAGTGCCAGTGGATTCAAACGGCTTCTCATCTGGAAACAAGGACGACCGCAGCTGGCACCGCGAGTGAACTCTTTTCGGGACTCGATTCGGTCGTTTTGGAAATAAGCGAGGCAGGACGAGCCGCGGAAGGCGCATTTACAGACAGTCCTGGCATGACTTATCGGGCGGCCGACTTGGAGGTCGCGGTGTGGTTCTCTGCTGATACATACCTCCTGTGGACACCCCGCGGCGATGCCAACTTGCCCGCTCCGCTGTGGAAAACAACATGGCATTACGGTGGAAACTTGATTCGCGGCAATGTGAACGCAGTGTTTGACCCATTCTGCTTGACCGAAGGCGTAGACTCGAATGCTGCCTCTACAGAATATCCAACTTGGACACGGCTGACGGATGATCCACCAATCATCCCTTAAGAACCAATGATCGCCGGCTGCAAACTGTCGTTCAAGGGTTCGCTCTGCGTCGGAATATTGTTGGTGCAATATCTAGGCGTCGGCTTCGGAGCGGACGTCGATCCACCGAGGGACGGCTACAAGACCCTCTTCTTCAACGAGCCGTGGGTGGCAAGCATTGACCCGCGTGCAGTGAAGTGGACTGCGGACCGCGAACGAAGAAACTCTCAACTCACCAAAGCGTGGTCCAAACCTGCAACCGAGGACGTAGATGGAAATTGGGGGTTTGAGAATGCCGGCTATCAGGTTTCGCTTCGATTTACCAAAGAGACATTCTCTAGTGAGGAACCTATCGTCGGATTCGCACTCGTCCGAAACCTCAACAATCATGCAGTCCGCGTCCCCACTCGGAACGCCTTCATTGACTTCGAATTCACAGCTGTAGACGCAAATAAGCGCACTGTGACAGAGCGCGCCGAGACGACGGCGCTCCGAAACCGTCAGATCGGGAGAGTAGGCGCCACGAAACTGGAGCCGTTTGAACAGGTCGCCTACGAATTTGACCTGCGGAGGGGGTTCGACTTGACCGTCCCGGGCCAATATTTCGTCTCCGCGTCCCGTCGGGTGGCAACCACGAATCACGAGCCGGTCGTCCTGCGCACCAGTGCCGCAATGTTCCGCATCACAGAGGCCAAAGCTGATGGCGCGACGCGCGCGCCTGAATTCACCCCTTCAGACCTGATTAGAGAAGCTGGGACGAACGCTCCGGCTAACGTCGACCCCTACGGCGGACACCTCCCGAGGATACTTGAAGCTATCGATCGGCAAAGGGCTTTCACCCAGTATGCTCGCGATCTTCGGAGTAATCGCTTGGCAGCAACCTCGGGTCCGAGTGCGAAACCTGCGCCTGAACCAATCCTCGCTGTAGCGGCAGAGGTGAGCGGAGATTCTGATCGAGGCCGTTTCCCAGCCGTTCCTGTATTAGTTGCGATTGCCATCGGATTGGGTCTGGTGCTTTTCACGGTTTTGCGCGCAATGCGGCGTCAAAGACACCACGCTTCAAACGGTAATCTCGACGAATGAGATCGGGCACGGGGCGCTCGCCTTTTCGTTGCCGGTCGTCGTCTTGACCACCACCACCAGCGACACGCTGCTTCCGGGTTGAGTGAGCCCGAAGGTGCTGATGAACTCCCGAGGCGCGTTCGGCGCGTTGTTCGCGATCACGACCGCGTCCCCGGAAAGGGGTGGCACCCATGACTCATTCCGATGCCAGAATCCTGCTGGTGGACGACGGCCCGTCGCGCCTTTGACTTCGCGCGGCCTGCGGACTAGCGTTCCGCGCATGGAAGCCTTGCACGCGCCGTGGCGCATCCAATACATCCTCGCGCCGAAAGACGCCGCGGCGCAGGACTCCCTTTTCGCGCGCCTCGCGGCGTCAAGCGACGACCTGGCAAACCTCGTCATCGTCCGCGACCGCACGTGCTTTGCGGTGCTCAACCGTTATCCCTACAACGGCGGCCACGTGATGGTCGTGCCCTACAAGCAGGTGCCCGACTTCAACGGCCTGACCGACGGCGAGCTTGCCGACCTCTGGCTGCTCGCGCGCCGGTGTCAGAACGCGCTCGCGCGCGTGATGAAGCCGGACGGATTCAACATCGGCGTCAATCTCGGAACCTGCGCCGGCGCCGGCATCGCCGCGCATCTGCACGTCCACATCGTGCCCCGGTGGAACGGCGACACGAACTTCATGCCCGTGCTCGGCCAGACCAGCGTCGTGCCGCAGGCGCTCGAGGAACTTGCCGGCCAACTCCGCTTCGCACTTGCATGACCGAGATTCCAAATCCCGCCCGCAAGGGCTATCCGGTTCATTCCACACTCCGCACTCCGCGCTTTGCATTCCCCCATGCCCACTGAGACCCTCCATTACGAAAACGCGCGGCAGGCGCAGCAGCTCTTCAATCACGACGCGAAAAATCTCAAGTCCATCGAGAACGAACTCGGCGTGAAGGCCACGGCGCGCGAGGGCTGGATCAGCCTCGAAGGCGCGGAGGAATCGGTGCTCCGCGCCAAGCAGCTCTTCATGCACCTCGAGCACGCGCTGCTCTCCGGCGCGCCCGTCGGCAACCGCGAGTTCGCCGCCGCGCTCCACGTCGTGAAGCACGACGGCATCGCCGCGCTCAGGAGCCTGCACGACGACAAGATCCTCACCTCGGCGCGAAAGGCGCAAGTCGCCCCGAAGACCGTCGGTCAGAAACAGTATCTCGCCGCGATCAAGGCACACGACATCACGTTCGGCGTCGGTCCCGCGGGCACGGGCAAGACCTACCTCGCCATGGCGATGGCCGTCTCCGCGCTCCGCGAGGGCAAGGCGTCGCGCATCATCCTGACACGCCCCGCGGTCGAGGCAGGCGAGGCGCTCGGGTTTCTTCCCGGCGACTTGCAGGAGAAACTCACGCCGTATCTCCGCCCGCTGCACGACGCGCTGCACGACATGCTTCCCGCCGAGGAAATCCAGAAACACATGGAGCGGGCCACCATCGAAATCGCGCCGCTCGCCTACATGCGCGGCCGCACGCTCAACCACGCGTTCATCATCTTCGACGAGGCGCAAAACTCCACCGCCGAGCAGATGCTCATGTTTCTCACCCGTCTCGGCCACTCGTCCAAGGCCGTCATCACCGGCGACCCGACGCAAATCGACCTGCCCGGCCACAAGCACTCCGGCCTCCTCGAGGCCCTCCGCGCGTTGCGCGCCATCGACGGCATCCGCATCGTTGAGTTCCAGAAGCGCGATGTCGTCCGCCACCCGCTCGTGCAGCGCATCATCGCCGCTTACGAGGAACATCGCGGCGGGGCGCCCAAAGCCTGACCCGCGCCGCGCCCCGTGGAATGAGCGCCACCTTGCCTTCCGAATCGTCGCGCGCCGCGTTCGCCATCCTCAACCGCCAGCGCCTCCGGCGTGTGGACACCCGCCTGCTTCGCCGGGTCGTCCGCGCGCTGCTTCACGATCTCGCGCAGTGTCGTGACTACGAGTTGGCCATCCACCTCGTCGGCGCCGTCGAGATGGCGCGCGTCAATGAACGATTCCTCCGGCACACGGGCTCGACGGATGTCATCACCTTCGAACACCCCGGTTCGCGTCCCGCGGCGTTGCGCGGCGAACTCTTCATCTGCCTCGCCGATGCGATCGCGCAGGCGCGTGTGTTCCGCACCTCGTGGCAATCCGAGCTCGTCCGCTACATCGCCCACGGCATCCTGCACCTGCGCGGCTTCGACGACCACTCCGCGACCGGCCGGCGCCGGATGAAGCGCGAGGAAAACCGCCTCGTGCGCGAACTTTCGCGCCGCTTCCCATTCGCCGCACTCGCAAGACCGACCGCGACATCGTGAGCTCCGAAACCGCCACCGGCCTGATCCTTCGCACGCGCCCGCTCACCGAGACGAGCCTCATCGTGCACTGGCTCACGACCGCGCAGGGCCGGGTGGCGACGGTTGCAAAGGGGGCGCGCCGGCCGAAATCCACCTTCCGCGGCAAGCTCGACCTGTTCTATCTCGCGGACTTCAGCTTCGCGCGCAGCCGGCGGTCCGAGTTGCACACGCTGCGCGAGGTGAGCCTGCGCGACACGCACCCGCACCTTCGCGAAAACCTGCACATTCTCCAGCAAGCCGCCTACTGCGCCGCGCTCATCGAGCAGACCACGGAGATGGACACGCCGCTGCCCGGGTGTTTCGACCTGATGCAGGGGTTCGTCGCGGAACTGGACCGCGTCGCCCCGCAACCCCGCACGGTGCTCGCGTTCGAGTTGAAACTCCTCGACCTGCTCGGCCTCAAGCCCGCCGCGGCCGAGTCGAGCCTCTCCGCCGGAAGCCGGCTCATCCTCGAGCGCCTCGCGCGCGACGACTGGCCCGCGCTCTCGCCCCTGAAACTGTCAGCCGCGCAGGTTCACGAACTGCGCCAATTCCTCCACG
The Verrucomicrobiota bacterium genome window above contains:
- a CDS encoding PAS domain S-box protein is translated as MPKSKRHTVPATPRFSSGAGPVESARVPRRPGEAQGLTTHASQTSPSHDERLKALRQYNVLDTAPEPAFDDLTRLASQVCAAPIALLSLMDADRHWFKSVHGIPAEKLPREVSFCTVTALQRDLVVVADAAKDERFANDPMVVGAPTVRFYAGVPLVSPQGHVLGTLCVMGPEPATLTFHQSSALRSLSRQAISQLELRRNIAELARSIDGHERTEEALRQAESKYRSIFENVSEGIFQTSPEGKFISANRKLARIYGFSSPEELIASFSDVARQLYVNPARRSEFIRLMEHQDEITGFESEIFDQSGNVLWIVENARAVRDAAGRLLYYEGTVEDITVRRRHEEALQRSEARFRSIWENSADGMRLTDKDGVTRAVNPAYCEMVGMKPAELEGRPFTAIYGENDPDNPGRLARYRERFLRHTVEHHMERKVTFRNGRTLDVELGNSFVEIESGVPLLMSIFHDITERKRAEEALRDSKVLYHSLVENLPQNMFRKDRQGKFTFVNPRFCETLGRARDEIIGRTDHDFFPPELAAKYQRDDRELMERRRPYDAVEEHHTPERGRFFVQVIKSPLYDAKGNVIGVQGIFWDVTERKEMEEQLAFERDLLRSLFDNVPDRIYFKDTKSRFLRCSLAMARRLGLDDPDQVLGKTDFDFHPEANAREYFADEQRLLSTGQPMINKVERQTAQSGEEIWASVTKVPLRNRAGEITGIIGISRDVTALIRTEKELAVARDAAIESARIKSQFLAAVSHEIRTPMNAIVGMTGLILDTELSPQQQDFAQTIRTSAYALLNIINDILDFSKIEAGKLTFECIDFDLREVVESTVELLAQRAHAKSLELASLVPDEVPVLVRGDPSRIRQVLINLIGNAVKFTERGEVVVRVTKERDLSNRVVILFAVNDTGIGIPAEAQEKIFQPFTQADGSTTRRFGGSGLGLAISRQLVELMGGQIGVESDPGRGSTFWFSLPLEIQGGANSARAAASGDLKGLRALIADDNAAQRQVLQQITASFQMQSVTVQDGDGALAALRSGSAAGRTFDVVIADLLMPRMDGLELARAVRSESAAGGPKFVLLAPLGEKLDPAAVQAAGVNACLLKPVKRARLFACLNAVRTGSAGEFAPAALPAPADTPASPRPPVAQKSTRILIAEDHAVNLKVAMLQLEKLGYRAHAVANGRDAIDAHTREPYEIILMDCHMPVMDGYEATRQLREREKAAVQMGKTNPPVYIVALTANALPGECEQCLAAGMDDYVIKPVDLLELEAALQRNRARGRPGSPAAASAGEALDLTVIKHLRELREPGQPDPVADLIGLFLNDAPDRLAKMLASMMKGDGTALRELAHTLKGSANNLGARPMAALSAEVERHAQSGAMTEAAVVMEKLLIEFDRVEAVLLEEMKK
- a CDS encoding HIT domain-containing protein is translated as MEALHAPWRIQYILAPKDAAAQDSLFARLAASSDDLANLVIVRDRTCFAVLNRYPYNGGHVMVVPYKQVPDFNGLTDGELADLWLLARRCQNALARVMKPDGFNIGVNLGTCAGAGIAAHLHVHIVPRWNGDTNFMPVLGQTSVVPQALEELAGQLRFALA
- a CDS encoding PhoH family protein; amino-acid sequence: MPTETLHYENARQAQQLFNHDAKNLKSIENELGVKATAREGWISLEGAEESVLRAKQLFMHLEHALLSGAPVGNREFAAALHVVKHDGIAALRSLHDDKILTSARKAQVAPKTVGQKQYLAAIKAHDITFGVGPAGTGKTYLAMAMAVSALREGKASRIILTRPAVEAGEALGFLPGDLQEKLTPYLRPLHDALHDMLPAEEIQKHMERATIEIAPLAYMRGRTLNHAFIIFDEAQNSTAEQMLMFLTRLGHSSKAVITGDPTQIDLPGHKHSGLLEALRALRAIDGIRIVEFQKRDVVRHPLVQRIIAAYEEHRGGAPKA
- the ybeY gene encoding rRNA maturation RNase YbeY, encoding MSATLPSESSRAAFAILNRQRLRRVDTRLLRRVVRALLHDLAQCRDYELAIHLVGAVEMARVNERFLRHTGSTDVITFEHPGSRPAALRGELFICLADAIAQARVFRTSWQSELVRYIAHGILHLRGFDDHSATGRRRMKREENRLVRELSRRFPFAALARPTATS
- the recO gene encoding DNA repair protein RecO — translated: MAIRARPLHRPRHPAPARLRRPLRDRPAPDEARGKPPRARTFAPLPIRRTRKTDRDIVSSETATGLILRTRPLTETSLIVHWLTTAQGRVATVAKGARRPKSTFRGKLDLFYLADFSFARSRRSELHTLREVSLRDTHPHLRENLHILQQAAYCAALIEQTTEMDTPLPGCFDLMQGFVAELDRVAPQPRTVLAFELKLLDLLGLKPAAAESSLSAGSRLILERLARDDWPALSPLKLSAAQVHELRQFLHGFLIYHLGKFPAGRAAALADG